In the genome of Paenibacillus sp. FSL R5-0766, one region contains:
- a CDS encoding LysR family transcriptional regulator — protein sequence MESGDLRIFQCVAQEGNLTKAASKLGYVQSNVTARIRHLEAEVGTTLFIRHNRGMTLSPAGEMLLTYADKIIGLLNDASKALRATSTPSGPMRIGSTQTAAAVRLPELFVRYYKQYPDVSLSLVTGNSQMLMDQVIGYELEGAFIGCPCDHPDIVSIPVFDEELFVVYSGMGPTDEDLKSKPILVYSMGCSYRQVLEEWLEVGGVTRPVIMEFGTLEAIISGVTSGMGISLLPEIVIRHQIKNGLLRTHTLPVGMNRMMTHFITRKDAFVSSALHAFMAMLPREYDMIESGEPSEV from the coding sequence TGGGGTATGTTCAATCCAACGTAACGGCACGAATCCGGCATCTGGAAGCAGAAGTAGGTACAACGTTGTTCATTCGTCATAACCGAGGTATGACGTTATCTCCAGCCGGAGAAATGTTGCTGACCTATGCGGATAAAATTATTGGTTTGCTGAATGATGCTTCCAAGGCGCTTCGGGCGACAAGTACACCATCGGGTCCAATGCGAATAGGGTCTACACAAACCGCGGCGGCCGTGCGACTACCTGAACTTTTCGTCAGATATTATAAACAGTATCCAGATGTCTCCTTGTCACTGGTTACTGGCAATTCGCAGATGCTTATGGATCAGGTTATTGGGTATGAATTGGAGGGAGCATTTATAGGCTGTCCCTGTGATCATCCTGATATCGTTTCTATTCCCGTATTTGATGAGGAACTATTTGTTGTCTATTCTGGTATGGGTCCTACGGATGAAGATCTTAAGAGTAAGCCCATTCTTGTCTACAGCATGGGGTGTTCCTATCGTCAGGTTTTGGAGGAATGGTTAGAGGTGGGTGGTGTTACCCGCCCAGTAATTATGGAATTCGGAACTCTTGAAGCGATTATTAGTGGAGTTACGTCCGGTATGGGAATTTCCTTATTACCAGAGATTGTGATTAGGCATCAGATCAAAAATGGATTATTGCGCACGCATACACTCCCCGTAGGTATGAATCGCATGATGACTCATTTTATTACTCGCAAGGATGCCTTTGTCAGCAGTGCACTTCATGCATTTATGGCTATGTTACCGCGAGAGTATGATATGATAGAGAGTGGAGAACCATCAGAAGTGTAA